TGACGGTAATCCTCTCCATGACGCGACATCCACCTTAATGACTTATACCCGCTTACCGAGTGTGTATTAAGCCAGAATCAGTTGCTTTCCAGCATATGAATAATCTGGTTTGCAACGACTTTGGCGCTCTGATCATCGGTACGAATGGTTACGTCAGCAATCTCTTCATACAGCGGATTGCGTTCGTCGGCCAACGCCTCCAGAACTTCACGAGGCGGCGCTTCTACCTGCAACAGCGGACGTTTTTTATCGCGCTGCGTACGCGCAAGTTGTTTTTCGATGGTCGTTTCGAGATATACCACGACGCCACGCGCGGAAAGACGATTACGGGTTTCACGCGATTTTACAGAGCCACCGCCGGTAGCCAGCACAATACCCTGTTTTTCCGTCAATTCGTTGATGACTTTCTCTTCACGATCGCGGAAGCCGTCTTCACCTTCTACGTCGAAGACCCAGCCCACATCAGCTCCGGTTCGTTTCTCAA
The DNA window shown above is from Citrobacter farmeri and carries:
- the aroK gene encoding shikimate kinase AroK is translated as MAEKRNIFLVGPMGAGKSTIGRQLAQQLNMEFYDSDQEIEKRTGADVGWVFDVEGEDGFRDREEKVINELTEKQGIVLATGGGSVKSRETRNRLSARGVVVYLETTIEKQLARTQRDKKRPLLQVEAPPREVLEALADERNPLYEEIADVTIRTDDQSAKVVANQIIHMLESN